ATCAAAACTCGgatcataaaactgaaattagaacCATACCCATGATTTTaacttcataaaatcaaaaagttTGCTAGAGATTatgtcaaaaaaatcaatattcaatacGAAAATCAATGTACAATCAAACGATTCAAAGTTTCAAAGCCTAAGGAGAAGAATACTGACCTGAATCCTGATAGAGATGGTGATCCACTGATATTACTGATATTCAATCTCGATTCAAACCCTAAGAGAATCGAGAAACTGATGCTGCCGCTGAGTGAGAAGAAGagacgaagaagaaagaactgaagaatgcttcttcattttcttttgttCTCGACATCCTATATAGATCTCAACGGCTAGGATTAAAAACCTAGATAGATCTCAACGGCTAATAACAGCCGGTACAAATGGTCCGGTTCAAGTACGGTTCTCCccaagaaccggtgtctgtaccggtctagtccggttctcaaatttcagaaccggtgtctgtaccggtcaAGCCGGTTCCGGTTCGGTACAAGTCCGGTTTTTCCGGTTCTACTCCGGTTCAGGTCGTGtagaccggttcttgtgcagccctagtcgtATTGCGTATTATTGTTTGTGTAGGTTCCACATTGTGCATAACATCCCGGATCGGTAATTCCCCCAACAAGTTGTATTAGAGCTACGTTGGTCGGGATAGCCTTTTGAAATATGGAAAGAAGGGTATGTCATGGATTAGAATTTGGAAGCAATGGTAAAGTTAAAAAGAAGCTGCAACCAATTGGTAGAGAATATCACTTCAACTGCTCGTGAATATTACAGAGAAAAGAATCTATTCCCCATACAGTGTAAAAAGAAGTGTTATAGATGAACAAAAGCATAACTAAAGGATATCACGCTTGTGTCAGAAGCGTTACTAGTTCACAGCAACAATTAAACAAAGTTACCAATGAACAGTCACATTTTGTGACAGAAGCGTGACAGAAAGCTTGTAACGGAAATTGGTAATACTTGTTAAGTGTAACAGTCTTCGTATGACATGACTGAAAACAACTTACAATCAACAAGATAAGATTCTCTTGGTTGTGCGAACAAGGAAAAAGTGTGTAGCCTTCTCTGGGAGAGTGGGTGAGCCTCCATAAGAGTGCTTGGTGACAATTTAAGAGTGAACCACCATTAGAGTTTCCTTTGGTGAAGAGAGTGTAACCTCCACCGAGAGAGAATAAGAGTTTCCTTTTCATATCCTTGTTAGTGAAAACAAGAAAggaaacaagagtgagataaccCAGATGAAGTTGATGAAAACTTTTAAGAAGGGGGAGTTAGTTAAGAAAATCCATATAGATTACATCGATTCTGATATGATGACAAGTCACTACCAAAGTGAAAGCAAGTACTTTATGCAGCAAGGCATATGTGATGGTGACAGGTACCTCGCCATAAGTCGTGAGGAGGAGATTGTTGGGTTTTCACAGCTTATGGACTCAACAGTCCAGGTAAGCCCCTTAACCATTAGGGGGAGCTTCCTAGAAGCTACCTAGTTATGTTAGGAAAAGGAAACCGAAATTGGTATATAATCTCTTGTCCGTGAGAACAAGAAGGAAGCAGCGAGGAAAAACAGATAGATTTTTGTTGTCGTGAAGAAAAACAGGAAGAAAGAGGGGGAGCTGCCAAGTTGTGTCTTGATAATGATTTTTTTATgagcttgaagaagaagggtgttctAGTGAACAAATAGTTTGGTTGGTGAAGATTTATCCACCGCATCCCACATCTCTTCAAAGGGGTATTTTCTAGGATTTGTTCAAATCCTAGTAGTAGTATTGCTAGTAGTAGTATTGCTTGTATAGATTTCGTATTGTGCATAACATCCCACATCGGTAATTctcccaacaacctatttataaaGGAAATAATGAGAATAAATTACACTTACTATATTGATGTTTATCCTCCCAGCTACCAATTCTTTTGGTCAAACCCATATCACTAATCGAGAACTCCAGTTTACTAGGTAGGATACCAAAACTCatagaaaataaactaaaaagctCCTTTATCTTTtataaaggaaataataataataataattacactTACTATATTGATGTTTATTTTTCCAACCCCCAATTCCCCTACTCAAACCCATTATCACTAATCGGGAACTCCAATTTACCGGACAGGATACCAAAATATACGTAAGACAAATTAAAAATCTCTTCTATCTAAAATTCCCTCTGTCCTATTTTAGATGAAGGGGAAGAGGTTTTTTCTAGTACCAAAATAGATGAAGGTTTCCAAAATTTTCACACTTTCTTCCTAATTTGACCCTGCATTTGAATCAACCACTAGAAACAAGGAACAAAAAACTTGGAGATTTAAATATTTTAACAATTATTAttaagagatatatatggaaaaaAATTAATCTCTTTCCATTTTCTTAATCTACGTAAAAACACCTTCCCCTTCATCTAAATTAGGACGGATGGAGTAtgattttggtaccctcgtcattaaTCTAGCACCTCACTAGTAATGTTGTTCAAATCTTATGGGACCACGTCCTACTAGGAGTTGATATCagttcatataggacaaaaaataTTATGTGATCTTGACCGTTGGATCCATAAGATGGTATCAACACTTAGTAGGACTGGTATCCCCGTATAAATCATGAATGAGACCACCAGCTGTTTGGATATGAAATTTTACATTTCATTTACAAAATACATTTTAAGTGCTCTTTTGGAATTTTCTAATCGTGGTATgcaattttttataattttttgagCAAAAGCCGCAAAACAACCTATCATATCCATGTGTTAGTGTCTAGCCGGATGAGCTCTAATTTAAAGAGACAACAACTTTCAATTTgctaaccaaaaagaaaaaaaaaacattatgattataaaatcatctacaaaaaaacAAAGCACTAATTAATAATTTGAACATTACATTTACTACTTTTGTAGCTCCCCCGGTTCCTCCACCGTGACCAggaccaccacctccaccagtgGCAGTACCAGTACCACTTCTCAACCAAAGACTTAAAACACTAGCTCTAGGACTATTTTTTTTCTAGCAACCGCTAAACCAATATGGAACAATAAAAGCAATAATACAGTGCACGTAGACTACACCCAtggtctttctttttctcttcttttatcccataataataatattgataatcaCTTACAATGGCCAGACAAACAGACAACTAGAATCTTTAACAATGAAACAACCCATTTCTATTTTCTTTATACATTCAAGGAAATAATCACTTCTTTTCCAATCCCATTCTACTCTTTACAACATCATGAATCCACCATCATCATTTTTTATTCCAACTAAGCAACACTTATAATATTTCCACTGTTGTTATCACCGGAACTGAAGCAGCCTGTGGAGGACATACTCTTGAAAGCAGAGTTTTGTCTTGAAGAAGATTGCCTTGATAAATCAGATGTAGTTGAGAATGATGATGAAGTAGGAGGACTACTTGATAATATAAGAGAAACAGAAGATGGGTTTACTGTGGATTTTACATTTAAGTTCAAATTAGTCATCCGTGATGCTGGTGGTGGAATTGGAAGTACCGGTTTTGGCCGGATAATTTTCGAAGAAGAAGCTTCTTGTACCTGCagatttccagttgctagagtcacCAATTTATTCATTTCCTCTTGATGACAAACAGTactgctttcttcttctcccATAAACGTATCTGTAGTGATGTCGAAGAGACTAGATCGTCTCCGGCGCCGGTTGAGATTATTTCGTCGAAGAAAATACTTTTGAGCATGACTAGCAACTTGTGTAGGAGTTCTAGTTTTCACGAAATTCCTTGAAATTCCTCTCCAGTCACCTTTTCCTACTTTCTGTAAACCTAATAAGAACAATTTGTGTTCTTCTTCTGTCCATGGAACCCctgataaataaacaaaacaaaatcatacgcagaattgaaaaagaatacaaaaaaggTTAAGAAAATACTAAATCAAAATTTAAAATGTTAATTACGGAACTAATTACGAACCTCTTTTGCGTTCGCGGCTTGGTGCAGCAACATCATCAGAAACATAACCAGTAGCATGTACTACATTTTGTTCTTGATCAGCTGCTGCTAATTCTTGTTGTACTTGTTCATATTGTGATAAATTATTCAGACTAACACTCTTTCTAAAAGATCCTTCTGTAAGTACTCTTACTCCAAATAACATAAATCCACCTGTTGCTAATTcatcgccgccgccaccaccattaACTACACAGCCACTAGACTCCGAACAGTTTCCTGACATCTTAATaacaatctcttcttcttcttcttcagatctTGAAATTTCAGATGTATGTAAGTTTTTTTTTAACTCTTTTTTGGTTGGTTGTTATGAATAAGAGCGACTTGGCGGTTTGTCTAGTTATGTCCTCATAATGTGTTTCGAGGAGTATTAAGAATATTCCCTACTCCCCATTCTAGAAACTCATGATAACCGTTGGATTAAATTGTTTCCCTCGATTAAAAAAAGGTATGATTTGGAACCAAAAACACAAGTCAAACAAAAATGAATTATTTTTGGTGCCGGCTTAGAACAGCGGTTTAGGACTATATCctcaattccttaaggaatttttCTAGTAATTACGGGGTTTGAATCCCAACTACACGGTGAAAGAGCGTGCCAACCATCCAACAAATTGATGGTCAGAGAGACAATGCTAACAAAATGATTCATGAATATAGAGGAAAAACTCTCCAAAATGCCAGGTCGTCATTGAgcattcataattttattttatcttcGGTAGATTTCATGGCTTTCGTGTAATATCCGTCCATCGTTTTCGGGTTTGGATAGACACATTGAAAGTCAAATCTGATATGATAAAAAGTGGTTTATATGTGCCATTGGGATTGGGTTAGTTGTATCAAGGAGATTGGAATGGATGGAGTGGAAATATCTTACAAGGATAGCCACCCACCAGtaatgattttgaatttttgagtGATGAGGTCTTTCTTCTAACAGTTTTAACGGTGGATATGATGGTAGTAGGACCCAATTGGTGGCCATGCATGATCTTTGATATTGATTGGCCTGAATAAAATAAAACCAGAGAtatagagagagggagagagataaTGTGATGCAAGTTTTTGATGAGACGGTCAGAGGAGGAAAAGGGTGGTGGAGGAGAAATGTTGGTTAACCACCGTTGGTTTGGCATATTCTCAGTTTCACTTTCAAGAAAGATTTTTGACTTTTGAGTGCATGAGCTGGTGAAAGGATTAGGAGATTTGGGACCTACATCTTAAACAGCCTCAACTTGGTACCAGTACCACAACGGTGTTGTCCCCATTTTTATACTCCTTTCGTGCCACTATTAGGTGATCTAGTTCATGTTTGCACATTTCTTACGCCAAAGAAGGAGAAACagtatttttaaatatttttctacaatgatatccttatggataataacttatatatttagaaatgatttatctctcacaCTATATCATGTAtattcgcaaactttataccattgaaaaacattttaagacACCTACatgacgaatataaacatgcctatcaaattatatatatttcttatactaacaaaaaatcaattaaaagCGTAATTTAGAAGTATTCCCTTGTTGGTGggaatctttttcttttgtaggcACATAAGGTAAATGTTTTTCAAAGAAGTTACATGCTTTGAAGGAAAAATTGAAGATGTGGAATCGAAATGTCTTTGGGAACATCGACAGGGCTATTGACTCGGCACTTACCAAGATGAAAGAGTTAGATGAACTAGATGATGAAAGGGGTCTTACCGAAGTTGAAGAAGACATGCTTGTGACGGCTAAAGTGGATTTTGAGGTGGCACATCGTCGATAAAACATaatgttgagacaaaagtcaaGAATTAAATATTTTAGGGATGGCAATCCTAACACCAAACATTTTCATCGAGTGGTGAAAGGTCATAGAGCTTTTAACAACATCAATAACCTTCGTATCAATGGACGTTGGACCGGGAAcaaggaagaaatcaagatgggtATTGCAAATCATTTTGAGTTAGCGTTTAAAGAAATTTCAAACAACCGTCCTAGAATCAAAAATATGTGTCTAAAGCGTATTGATGAGAATGCAAGTATTTGGTTGGAGATACCTTTTAATGAAAAAGAAGTTAAGAATGCAATTAAAGATTTGGGAATTGATCGTGCTCCGGGTCCGGATGGATTTTCTATGAAGTTCTTTATTGTTTGTTGGGATTTCCtaaaagaagatttgatgaaGGTTTTCGAAGAATTTCATGATCACAATGTTCTTCAACCGTCGTTGAAAAACAATTTTATTGCGCTTATCCCTAAGAAGGAGGGTGTAGAGGAGGTAAAAGATTTTCGGCCTATTAGCCTTATTGGGATTATGTACAAAATCATTTCAAATGTTTTGATGGAGCGTTTAAAGGTATACCTTCCTACTATAATCTCAACAACTCAATCTAGTTTTATTAAAGGAAGACAAATTCTTGATG
Above is a genomic segment from Papaver somniferum cultivar HN1 chromosome 10, ASM357369v1, whole genome shotgun sequence containing:
- the LOC113314982 gene encoding transcription factor MYB1R1-like, whose translation is MSGNCSESSGCVVNGGGGGDELATGGFMLFGVRVLTEGSFRKSVSLNNLSQYEQVQQELAAADQEQNVVHATGYVSDDVAAPSRERKRGVPWTEEEHKLFLLGLQKVGKGDWRGISRNFVKTRTPTQVASHAQKYFLRRNNLNRRRRRSSLFDITTDTFMGEEESSTVCHQEEMNKLVTLATGNLQVQEASSSKIIRPKPVLPIPPPASRMTNLNLNVKSTVNPSSVSLILSSSPPTSSSFSTTSDLSRQSSSRQNSAFKSMSSTGCFSSGDNNSGNIISVA